In the Clostridium beijerinckii genome, one interval contains:
- a CDS encoding TrkH family potassium uptake protein: MTEALMKKPKLSAVQILAIGFVLVISIGAILLSLPISSANNEYTNFLDSLFTSTSAVCVTGLVTLDTGTYWSIFGKIVIMLLIETGGLGFMSFTVFIAIILGKKITLKDRLIMQESMNTFSIQGLVKMVKYILGFTIIIQSLGAVLLSTQFIQQFGLKVGIFYSIFHSISAFCNAGFDLFGNYTSLVSYSSNPIVLLTISALIIIGGLGFTVSLEIYNYKKNRKLSIHSKIVLYITVALIIFGFLLIFFIEYENQKTLGAMNFRDKVLNAFFASVTPRTAGFNSISTDGMTMAGKFITIILMFIGGASGSTAGGLKVTTFGVLLFTLVSVLNGREDTEVFGRRFSKGTVYKAFTLLSIATILVLIVTIILTITEPKELFINLLYEATSAFATVGLTTGVTQNIGSISKVTLIITMYLGRVGPLTVLLAVINKKKKNKLKYPEGKILIG, translated from the coding sequence ATGACAGAAGCTTTAATGAAAAAGCCAAAACTTAGTGCTGTTCAAATACTCGCAATAGGCTTCGTGCTAGTTATTTCAATTGGTGCGATCCTACTTAGTTTACCAATTTCATCAGCAAATAACGAATATACTAATTTTCTAGATTCACTATTTACATCAACTTCAGCTGTATGCGTTACAGGACTTGTAACTTTAGATACAGGCACTTATTGGAGTATTTTCGGCAAAATAGTAATAATGCTTTTAATTGAAACTGGTGGCCTTGGATTCATGTCTTTTACTGTTTTTATAGCAATAATTTTAGGAAAAAAGATTACTCTTAAAGATAGACTTATAATGCAGGAATCAATGAATACTTTTAGCATACAGGGGCTTGTAAAGATGGTTAAATATATTTTGGGGTTCACAATAATTATACAAAGCCTAGGTGCAGTATTATTATCAACACAATTTATACAACAGTTTGGATTAAAAGTCGGAATATTCTACAGCATATTCCATTCAATATCTGCATTTTGCAATGCTGGCTTTGATTTATTTGGAAATTATACTAGTTTAGTTAGTTATTCTAGCAACCCTATTGTTTTATTAACTATAAGTGCACTTATAATTATTGGCGGGCTTGGATTTACCGTTTCACTTGAAATATATAATTATAAAAAAAACAGAAAACTTTCGATTCATTCAAAAATTGTACTTTACATAACAGTAGCTTTAATTATTTTTGGTTTTTTACTTATATTTTTTATTGAGTATGAAAATCAAAAAACTCTTGGAGCCATGAATTTTAGAGATAAAGTTCTTAATGCTTTTTTTGCTTCTGTTACCCCAAGAACTGCAGGATTCAATAGTATTTCAACTGATGGAATGACTATGGCTGGTAAATTTATAACTATTATATTAATGTTTATTGGCGGCGCGTCTGGTTCAACAGCTGGAGGACTTAAGGTAACTACTTTTGGTGTACTTCTATTTACTTTAGTGTCAGTGCTAAATGGAAGAGAAGACACTGAAGTATTTGGCAGAAGATTTTCCAAGGGAACTGTATATAAAGCTTTTACTCTATTATCTATTGCTACGATATTAGTGTTAATAGTAACTATAATTCTTACTATTACGGAACCAAAGGAACTTTTCATAAATTTACTGTATGAAGCTACATCAGCTTTTGCAACTGTTGGACTGACTACTGGAGTCACTCAAAATATAGGTTCTATTTCTAAAGTAACTCTTATTATAACTATGTATCTTGGCAGAGTTGGTCCTTTAACAGTCCTATTAGCTGTTATTAATAAAAAGAAAAAAAATAAACTTAAATATCCTGAAGGAAAAATATTAATTGGATAG
- a CDS encoding potassium channel family protein translates to MKNKHFVIIGLGRFGTSIATTLYNLGQHVLAIDINEDRIQEIADNVTHAIQLDATDENVLKTLGLRNFDVAIVTIGTNIQASTMVTLLVKEMGVKYIVGKATSDLHAKILYKIGADRVILPEQDMGIRVAHHLVSSNILDYIELPSDYSMIELEPLDEWLNKSIRDIEIRGKYGINIVAIKNDKSIDVSPSANYIIKRTDILVALGSNKDLNKFETLIGKKN, encoded by the coding sequence TTGAAAAATAAGCATTTTGTTATAATTGGACTTGGAAGATTTGGCACTTCAATAGCTACAACATTATATAATTTAGGTCAACATGTATTGGCTATTGATATTAATGAAGATAGAATTCAAGAAATCGCAGATAATGTTACTCATGCTATTCAATTGGATGCAACCGATGAAAATGTATTAAAAACTTTAGGTCTTAGAAACTTTGATGTAGCAATAGTAACAATTGGAACTAATATTCAAGCTAGTACTATGGTAACCCTATTAGTTAAAGAAATGGGAGTTAAATATATAGTAGGAAAAGCTACTAGTGACTTACATGCTAAAATTCTATATAAGATTGGAGCAGACAGAGTCATTTTACCTGAACAAGATATGGGAATTAGAGTAGCTCATCATTTGGTATCTTCTAATATACTAGACTATATAGAGCTGCCTTCAGACTATAGCATGATAGAGCTTGAACCACTGGATGAATGGCTTAACAAATCTATAAGAGATATTGAGATAAGAGGTAAATATGGTATAAATATAGTTGCAATAAAAAATGACAAAAGCATAGATGTTTCTCCTTCTGCAAATTATATTATTAAACGTACAGATATTTTAGTAGCTCTTGGCTCCAATAAAGACCTAAATAAGTTTGAAACCTTGATTGGTAAAAAAAATTAA
- the nhaA gene encoding Na+/H+ antiporter NhaA: MKNKILNPFIYFFKNESSSGIILLISALLAMIIANSKFASIYENTLHTYIAIGYMNLSLSMSVLHWINDGLMAIFFLVVGMEIKREVVFGELKSFNKTILPISAAVGGMIVPAIIYALVNYKAVTISGWGIPMATDIAFALGILSLVAKNAPKGIVVFLTALAIVDDLGAIIVIAIFYSNQISWLSLAIGLIIFVILLIANKLQVKYKSFYIIMGLVLWIFILKSGIHATIAGVLLGIALPTGKNVNEFKTSVLYKFEHALTPVSSFIIMPIFSIANSGVVISVDSLSNIIFSPVSLGIIAGLFVGKQVGIFGISYILVKLKWAELPSNVTKRHLYGASILAGIGFTMSLFISSLSFTDEGTLSLAKMSVMIVSILSAIFGAIIFKLINLKDNYKEEKITN; this comes from the coding sequence ATGAAGAATAAAATTTTAAATCCATTTATATACTTTTTTAAAAATGAATCTTCAAGTGGCATAATATTATTAATTTCTGCACTTTTGGCAATGATAATCGCAAATTCTAAATTTGCGTCAATATATGAGAATACATTACATACTTATATAGCCATAGGATATATGAATCTTTCTTTGTCGATGTCAGTTCTTCATTGGATCAATGATGGATTAATGGCTATATTCTTCTTAGTTGTTGGTATGGAGATAAAGAGGGAAGTTGTGTTTGGAGAACTTAAATCTTTTAATAAGACAATACTTCCAATATCAGCGGCAGTAGGAGGGATGATTGTACCAGCAATTATATACGCTTTAGTTAATTATAAAGCAGTGACAATTTCCGGATGGGGAATACCAATGGCAACAGACATTGCATTTGCGTTAGGCATTCTTTCGTTAGTAGCTAAAAATGCACCAAAAGGAATAGTAGTTTTTCTTACAGCGTTAGCAATAGTTGATGATCTAGGAGCTATTATAGTAATAGCGATATTCTATAGCAATCAAATTTCATGGCTTTCACTTGCCATAGGCTTGATAATTTTTGTAATACTTCTAATAGCTAATAAATTACAAGTTAAATATAAATCATTTTACATTATTATGGGGTTAGTCTTATGGATTTTTATTTTGAAATCAGGTATACATGCAACAATTGCTGGAGTTTTACTTGGGATAGCATTACCTACGGGAAAAAATGTTAACGAGTTTAAAACATCAGTTTTATATAAATTTGAACATGCGTTAACACCTGTATCCAGCTTTATTATTATGCCGATATTCTCCATTGCAAATTCTGGCGTGGTGATTAGTGTGGATAGTTTATCAAATATAATATTTTCACCAGTTAGTCTAGGAATTATAGCTGGGCTTTTTGTTGGTAAACAAGTTGGAATATTTGGGATTTCGTATATTTTAGTAAAATTAAAGTGGGCTGAGTTACCATCTAATGTGACTAAAAGACATTTATATGGTGCGAGTATTCTTGCAGGCATTGGATTCACGATGTCGTTATTTATATCTTCTTTATCATTTACTGATGAAGGGACATTATCTTTGGCTAAGATGAGTGTTATGATTGTTTCAATCTTATCTGCTATATTTGGTGCAATAATTTTTAAATTAATAAACTTAAAGGATAACTATAAAGAGGAGAAGATTACAAATTAA